One segment of Megachile rotundata isolate GNS110a chromosome 6, iyMegRotu1, whole genome shotgun sequence DNA contains the following:
- the CycH gene encoding cyclin H produces MFPQSSQRKYWMFSDENDLTALREKTNAEFIERHGANMTPEEREEYFLSHTEERTLLRFYELQLRDFCRRFSPPMPRATIATALHYFKRFYLRNSVMDYHPKEILVTCVYLACKVEEFNVSIYQFVANIKGDREKASDIILNNELLLMQQLNYNLTVHNPFRPVEGLMIDIKTRYTSLENPERLRPYIDEFLERVFLTDSVLLYTPSQVALAATLHAASRASANLDNYVTDILFSKEHLGCIIEAVRKIRSMAKCVEPPSREVVRSLEKKLEKCRNQENNPDSEIYKQRMQEMLDEEDLQDNEKYAKIMQDQAAHDEKILGVSKVLSPSAL; encoded by the exons ATGTTTCCACAAAGCTCGCAAAGAAAGTATTGGATGTTTAGCGATGAAAATGATCTGACAGCTCTGAGAGAAAAGACCAATGCAGAGTTTATTGAAAGGCATGGGGCGAATATGACG CCTGAAGAAAGGGAAGAGTATTTCTTATCGCATACTGAGGAACGTACTTTGTTACGTTTCTATGAATTGCAATTGAGAGATTTCTGTCGGCGCTTCAGCCCTCCAATGCCAAGAGCTACTATAGCAACTGCCTTACATTACTTTAAAAGATTTTATCTGAGAAACAGTGTTATGGATTATCATCCAAAAGAGATTCTAGTCACATGCGTCTACTTGGCTTGCAAA GTAGAAGAATTCAATGTTTCCATATATCAGTTTGTTGCTAACATTAAGGGGGATAGAGAAAAGGCATCCGATATTATATTGAACAATGAACTGCTTCTTATGCAGCAATTGAATTACAATTTAACTGTACATAATCCATTTAGACCCGTGGAGGGACTCATGATAGATATCAAG aCAAGGTATACTTCTCTGGAAAATCCAGAAAGGCTGAGGCCATACATAGATGAATTTCTGGAAAGAGTATTCTTGACCGATAGTGTGTTGCTTTATACTCCAAGTCAGGTTGCTTTAGCTGCAACACTGCATGCTGCATCAAGAGCCTCTGCTAACTTGGACAATTATGTCACTGATATCCTATTTTCTAAGGAACATTTAGGGTGCATAATTGAAGCAGTAAGAA AAATTAGATCAATGGCTAAATGTGTAGAACCTCCCTCTAGGGAAGTGGTAAGGTCTTTGGAAAAAAAACTAGAGAAATGTAGGAACCAGGAAAATAATCCTGACAGTGAAAT ATATAAACAGAGAATGCAAGAAATGCTGGATGAAGAAGACTTGCAAGACAACGAAAAGTATGCTAAAATTATGCAAGATCAGGCTGCACACGATGAGAAGATTTTGGGTGTCAGCAAAGTTCTGTCTCCTTCTGCTCTTTAA
- the LOC100875048 gene encoding uncharacterized protein LOC100875048, with protein MEERAKTSECTKETEVIESPKVCSFSIESLLAPSKKIIENEARVPNHTEVYLHGQESNDSEGRKLVAPDSSMSMAEEVEFDDSDMVCSTSPEPEMCYEACTSSSSANSTTGVDRDVQEKNDSATSDDERKKRPRTAFTAAQIKSLEAEFERNKYLSVAKRLQLSKSLKLTETQIKIWFQNRRTKWKRKYTNDVELLAQQYYSSLGIPAPRPIFVGDRLWFFNYPGQPQPGTPIFPQHLATVPLPPALPIVQPLPSNLTMGQQTSIFQNIPTNNPAYHLNQRLDFRHQDS; from the exons ATGGAGGAACGCGCGAAAACATCTGAATGCACCAAAGAGACCGAAGTAATCGAAAGCCCCAAAGTATGTTCGTTCAGCATCGAAAGTCTTCTTGCACCCAGCAAGAAGATCATCGAAAACGAAGCTCGGGTACCCAATCACACGGAGGTTTATTTGCATGGGCAGGAAT CAAATGATTCGGAGGGACGGAAACTGGTAGCACCAGATTCCTCGATGTCGATGGCGGAAGAAGTCGAATTCGATGACTCCGACATGGTTTGTTCCACATCTCCTGAACCGGAAATGTGTTATG AGGCGTGTACCAGCAGTAGCAGTGCCAACTCCACGACAGGTGTTGATAGGGATGTCCAAGAAAAAAATGATAGCGCCACTAGCGACGATGAAAGGAAAAAGAGGCCGCGCACAGCGTTCACCGCTGCACAAATTAAGTCATTGGAAGCGGAATTCGAGAGGAACAAATACCTGAGCGTTGCGAAGAGATTGCAGCTCAGTAAAAGTCTAAAATTGACCGAAACTCAG ATTAAAATTTGGTTTCAAAACAGACGTACTAAATGGAAAAGAAAGTATACAAATGATGTGGAACTATTGGCGCAACAATATTACTCCAGTTTAGGAATTCCAGCGCCTCGACCAATTTTTGTAGGGGATCGTTTATG GTTTTTTAATTATCCAGGACAACCACAGCCGGGAACACCGATCTTTCCTCAGCATTTAGCGACTGTACCTTTACCACCTGCCTTGCCTATCGTGCAACCATTACCGAGTAATTTGACGATGGGTCAACAGACttcgatttttcaaaatatcCCTACCAACAACCCAGCATACCATTTGAATCAAAGGTTGGATTTCAGGCATCAGGACTCTTAA